AAGAAGTGGGGCTTGGCGAGTATGCCGATACGCTAACCGTTGAGATGCCTTACGGGCGTAAGCGGGCATTGGAAGTTGCCACCACGCTGGCGCTTGACCCTTCCATGATGTTGTTGGACGAGCCGACTCAAGGCATGGGCGCAGAAGACGTCGACCGTATCGTGGCGTTGATCAAGCGGGTATCGAAAGGCCGCACGGTCTTGATGGTGGAGCATAACCTGAGCGTGGTAAGCCGCCTGTGCGATCGTATTACCGTTCTGGCGCGGGGCGCCGTGCTGGCCGAGGGCGACTACGACAACGTTTCCCGTAATCCGCTAGTGCGCGAAGCCTATATGGGCAGCGACGCCGCCGAAGAGGATGGTTCTAAAAAAGAGGGGGCTGCCGTATGAATACCGCTGAAGCGCAGGCACCTATCGATAATGTACAAGGCCTGGAAATGCTGCGTGTTCAGGATCTGCACGCTTTTTATGGTGAGTCGCATATCCTTCACGGCATCAATTTCGACGTAAAACGCGGTGAGCTAGTGACCTTGCTGGGTCGTAATGGCGCCGGGCGTAGCACGACCCTGAAATCGATCATGAACATGGTGGGGCGGCGTTCCGGCTCGATTGTCATCAATGGCAATGAAACGCTGCACATGAAGCCGCACCATATCCCGCGCCTAGGGATTGGTTACTGCCCGGAAGAACGCGGCATTTTTGCCAGCCTGGATGTGCATGAAAACCTTTTATTGCCGCCTACCGTACGTTCTGACGGCATGAGCCTCGACGAAATTTACGCCATGTTTCCTAACCTCTACGAGCGGCGTAGAAGCCCGGGCACCCGGCTTTCCGGCGGTGAACAGCAGATGCTGGCGATGGCGCGTATTTTGCGCACCGGCGCGCGCATGCTGTTGCTGGATGAAATCACCGAAGGCCTCGCGCCGGTGATTGTGCAAAAGCTCGGTGAGGTGTTGGAACAGCTCAAGGCGCGCGGCATGACCATTGTGCTGGTGGAGCAAAACTTTCGTTTTGCCGCACCCCTGGCGGATCGCCACTTCGTGATGGAACACGGGCAGATCGTCGAGGAAATCAGTGCAGCCGAGCTGCCATCCCGCCGTGAGCACCTCAATTCAATGCTGGGGGTATAACTCGACACGGCTTTTTAGCGTTAGCTCACAAGCCGCATGCTTGACCAAACACGCTTGATACTTCGCCTGCATCACAACAACAAAGGCTCTCTAGAGCCAGGAGCACAGCATGATATTCAACAAAAAAGCACTAACTATTTGCGTTACCGCGGCGGCAGCTTCCAGCCTTATGGCCTCTGCCGCTCAGGCACAAATGAGCGACGACGAAATTCGCATTGGCTACCTGGCTGATATGTCGGGTACTTACCGTGACCTGGCTGGCCCCGGTGGTTTAACCGCGCTGGAAATGGCGGTTGAAGACTTCGGTGGCAGCGTCAATGGTACGCCCATTGAGGTTTTTAGTGCCGACGACCGCAATAGCGCCGACGTGGGAGCCAACGCGGTACGCGAATGGATCGACGAGGATAACGTCGATTTAGTCGCCGGGTTAGTGGCTTCGTCAGTGTCGATTGCGGTGAGTAATATAATTGAAGAGAACAATGGCCTAGCCATCGTCTCCGGCTCAGCGGCGTCGAGTATTACCAACGAGCACTGCACGCCTAACCACATTCACTGGGTATACGATACCTATCCGCTGGCCAACGGTACCGCTAAAGCGGTGGTTGAGCAGGGCGGCGACAGCTGGTTCCTGCTGACGGCTGATTATGCCTTTGGTCACGCGCTAGAAGCCGATGTGACAAGCGTAGTGGAAGCCAGCGGCGGTGAAATTGTAGGCGGCGTCCGACATCCTTTCCCGACCAATGATTTTTCTTCCTATATTCTTCAGGCCCAGGGGTCAGGTGCCAAGATTGTGGGCTTGGCGAATGCGGGCTCTGATACGGTCAATGCCATTACCACGGCGAGCCAGTTTGGCCTGACGCAGTCCGGGCAGCAATTAGCAGGCCTGCTGATTTTCCTTAACGATGTTCACGCGCTTGGCCTGGAAGCCACCCAGAATCTGCTGCTGACCACCGGTTGGTATTGGGACATGGACGACCAGTCACGTGAATGGGCGGAGCGCTACTATGAGGAAGAAGGGCGCATGCCGACCATGGTGCAGGCAGGTATCTACTCCAGCACAACGCATTACCTGAAAGCCGTTGAAGCGGCTGGTACCGACGACCCGGAAACTGTTCGCGCGCAAATGGCGGAGATGCCGATCGACGATTTCTTCGCGCGCAACGGCAGTATTCGTGAAGATGGCCGCATGATCCATGACATGTACCTGGCCCAGGTGAAAACGCCGGAAGAATCCACCGGTGAATGGGATCTTTACGAAATCCTCAGCACCATTCCCGCCGAAGAAGCCTACCGTCCACTGTCTGAGAGCCAGTGCAAACTGGTGCAGAACTAAGCCCAGACGTTGAAATAAACAAGCATCCGCTTTCGGGTAACCGCTGCTAGCAGTTACCCGATCGCTGGCGGGGGAGAGTCATACCATGACGATGATATTCGGCGTGCCATTGGCCGTGTTCTTGGGGCAACTGACGCTGGGCCTTGTGAATGGTGCTTTTTACGCGCTGCTCAGCCTGGGTCTGGCGGTCATCTTCGGTCTGTTGAAGATCGTCAACTTTGCCCACGGGGCGCAATACATGCTGGGTGCGTTTGCCGCGCTGCTGGGCTTTCGCTATTTGGGTATCAACTACTGGCTGGCGCTTATTCTTGTGCCGCTGGTGGTAGGCGCCTTCGGTATGCTGATGGAGCGGTTTTTGCTGCGTCGCATCGCTCATTTGGATCATCTATATGGGCTCTTGCTGACCTTTGGCCTGGCGCTGATATTCGAGGGTACGCTGGTCAATATTTTCGGCGTTTCTGGGGCGCGCTATACCGCCCCAGAAGCGTTACAGGGTGGCATGAATCTGGGTTTCATGTTCCTGCCCGTGTATCGGGGGTGGGTGCTGGTCGCTGCCCTGGCGATGTGCCTGTTCACCTGGTTCATGATCGAGCGTACCCGGCTGGGGGCCTATCTGCGCGCGGGTACAGAAAATTCACAGCTAATGCAGGCCTTTGGCGTTAACGTGCCCCTGCTGATTACCCTGACCTACGGCTTTGGCGTTGGCCTGGCTGCTTTTGCCGGGGTGCTGGCGGCGCCGCTGTATCCAGTCTCGCCGACCATGGGCTCCAGCCTGCTGATCGTGGTGTTTGCCGTCGTCGTGATCGGCGGTATGGGGTCGATTCTGGGTGCGATTATCACCGGGTTGTCGATGGGTATCATCGAGGGGCTGACCAAGGTGTATTACCCCGAGGCGGCCAATACGGTGATCTTCCTGGTGATGATTCTGGTTCTATTGATGCGCCCCTCAGGGCTGTTTGGTAAGGAGGCGTAAACCATGACGCAATCTCAACATATTGCCGCACCGTCAGCTGTTGTCGAGCGGCAGCGGCGAGCCAAGCAACGCCGCACACTGTTCTATATCGCACTGATTGCGATAGGTCTGGTCGCGCCGTTCCTGGCCTATCCTGTCTTTTTAATGAAAATTCTCTGCTTTGCGCTGTTTGCCTGCGCGTTCAATCTTCTACTCGGCTATGCGGGGCTGCTCTCGTTTGGGCATGCGGCCTTTCTGGCGAGCGGCGGTTACGTAACCGGTTATCTGTTGGCAAGCTACCCAGGGCTCTCGACAGAGTTGGGCATTATCGCAGGGACGCTTTCAGCGACGCTGCTGGGAATACTGTTTGGCGTGTTGTCGATCCGCCGTCAGGGGATCTACTTTGCCATGGTGACCTTGGCGCTGGCGCAGCTGATGTTCTTCGTTTATATCCAGGCGCCCTTTACCGGCGGGGAAGATGGTCTTCACGGCGTACCGCGCGGCGAGCTGCTGGGCTTTATCAACCTGAGCAATAATGTCGCCATGTACTATTTCGTGTTTGCGATCTTCCTGTTTGGCTTTGCGTTGATTCAGCGCACGGTGCACTCACCCTTCGGGCAGGTGTTAAAAGCGATTCGCGAAAACGAACCCCGGGCGGTATCGCTGGGCTATAACGTGGATGCCTACAAGCTACTCGCCTTTGTGCTGTCGGCGGCGATCGCGGGGTTGGCGGGCTCTACCAAAACCGTGGTGTTTCAGCTCGCATCGCTGACCGATGCCCACTGGCATATGTCGGGCGAGGTGATTTTGATGACGCTGCTGGGCGGGGTTGGCACACTGCTTGGCCCGGTCATGGGGGCAAGCCTGGTGGTTAGCCTTCAGCATATTCTTGCTCAATCTCCGTTGGGTAACTGGGTCAGCGTTATTCTGGGGCTGATTTTCGTGGTCTGTGTGCTGAGTTTTCGCAGCGGCATTGTGGGGGAGCTTGGCAAAATGTACCGCAAAAACTTTAAGTAAATGCCGCTTTTTATCGACAAAGCGGGTCCGAGTCTGTCCGTTGTTGGGTGCCGTTCGGCACCCTTTTTTTGGTCAGTCAGCCGTCTACGCCAAAGGTCGAGGGGGAGGGTGGTTGCTTATGGCAAGGTTAAAATATAAGTTAACGTAAACGTCAATTAGCGCGTTTGGCTTTTTTGTCAGCCACGCCAAAATCACACAATCACAACAACGAAAGCGACCCCTTGAGGCATTAATGTCAGGGTCGGCTTTCAGCGGAGAGTCGCCATGAATTTCGAGCTGAGTGAAGATCAGGTTGCGTTTGCCGATATGGCGCGTGCCTTCGCCCAAAAGGAGCTGGCCCCCCATGCCGCCGAATGGGATCAGGAGGCTATTTTTCCGGTGGACGTGATCCGTAAAGCGGGTGAGTTGGGCTTTTGCTCGCTCTATGCGCCGGAAAGCGTCGGGGGGCTTGGTCTGTCACGGCTCGATGCCAGTATCATCTTCGAGCAGCTTTCCATGGGCTGTACGTCCACCACAGCGTATCTCACTATCCATAACATGGTCACCTGGATGCTGGCCGATTTTGGCACGCCTGAGGTGATCGAGCAGTGGGGCGAAAAGCTGGCTACCGGCGAGCTGTTGGGTTCTTACTGCCTGACCGAACCCAATTCGGGCTCCGACGCCGCCTCACTCAAAACCACTGCCAAGCGCGACGGCGACGACTTCTTGTTAAACGGCAGCAAAATGTTCATTTCCGGTGCGGGCAGTACCGACGTGCTGGTGGTGATGGCACGCACGGGCGGAGAGGGCGCAGCGGGTGTTTCCGCTTTCGCGGTGGATGCCAAGTCAGAAGGCATTAGCTACGGCCGTAAGGAAGCCAAAATGGGCTGGAACAGTCAGCCCACCCGCATGATTACCTTCGAAGATGTGCGTGTACCGGCGAGCCAACTTTTAGGCAAAGAAGGCGACGGTTTCAAGATCGCCATGAAGGGCCTGGATGGCGGGCGAATCAATATTGCCACCTGCTCGATCGGTACCGCTCAGCAGGCCATCAACGAGGCGCGGGCCTATATGCTGGAACGCAAACAGTTTGGTAAGCGCCTAGCGGATTTCCAGGCGCTCCAGTTCCGCCTGGCCGATATGGTGACCGAGCTGGTCGCCGCGCGGCAACTGGTGCGTTTAGCCGCCACCAAGCTGGACGCGGGCGACGCGGATGCGCTTACCTACTGTGCCATGGCCAAGCGCTTCGCCACCGATGTAGGCTTCAAGGTATGCGACGAAGCGCTTCAGCTATACGGCGGCAACGGCTATATCAAGGAGTACCCCATGGAACGCTTTGTGCGTGATACCCGTGTGCATCGTATCCTAGAAGGCACCAATGAAATCATGCGTCTGATCATTTCCCGCCGGGTGCTGGCAGAGGGTGCCGCCGAGCTATAGTTGTGCATAGCTTTAGCCGTGCCGAGCTTAGCCGTATTGAATGCCCAGACGCTGATAGCACTAATTTGGTGGATGCTGTGGTGACTGCCCCGAATAAGGATAGCGAGATGAGTAGTGTACTGTTTACCGAACACCCCACCCAGGATGGACACGTCATTGCGGAGATTACCCTCAATGCCGAGCGTTCGCTGAATGCCCTGACCCTGGAAATGATCGACGAAATACTGCCGCGTCTGGCTGCCTGGCAGGACGACGAGCGAGTGGTCGCCGTGCTGCTGGACAGCGCCGGAGAAAAAGCCTTTTGTGCCGGTGGCGATGTGGTCAGCCTTTACAAGGCCATCAAAGGCGAGGGTGACCCTGATTTTCCGGAGCGCTTTTTCCATCAGGAGTATCGCCTGGACTACGCCCTGCATACCTACCCAAAGCCGGTGATTTGCTGGGGCAACGGCATTGTCATGGGCGGCGGTATGGGGCTGCTGAGCGGCAGTAGCCACCGAGTAGTGACAGAAACTTCGCGCCTGGCAATGCCCGAAGTCACCATCGGCCTTTACCCGGATGTGGGCGCAAGCTGGTTCCTGAACCGCCTGCCCAACGGCACCGGGCGTTTTCTCGCCATGACGGGCAGCCAGATCAACGCGCCGGATGCCGTCCACCTCGGCCTGGCCGACAGAGCCATTGCCAGCCACGAGCGGGATACGCTGGCGAAAAAGTTGACCCAAGCGGCATGGGGAGAAGGTGAGAATGCCGATACCCATGGTGTCGTCAACCGTATACTGCGCGAGCTGGAGCAAGCGTCGCAGCCAGTGTTCGAAGAGCTTGAAGCCCCCGTCTATAAATTCTCGTCGCTGATCCGCGAATTGATGGATCACGATACCGTTGAGCAAATAGTTGCTGCCATTACCGCTGTTAAAAGTGACGACAAGTGGTTTGGTAAAGCGCAAAAAACGCTGGCCCACGGCAGCCCGGTGTCCATTACGTTGATCGATGAGCAGCTCAAGCGTGCCAAGCACATGTCGCTTGCCGAGGTATTCCAGTCAGAGCTGGCGCTGTCGGTCCAGTGTTGTCGGCACCGCGAGTTCCCCGAAGGCGTGCGCGCTCTGTTGGTGGATAAAGACGGTGAGCCTGCCTGGACCTACCCGGATGTGGCCTCGGTTGAGGCGTCGTTCATCGATGAGTTGCTAACGTCGCCGTGGGCGAATAATCCCCTCGACGATCTTCGCTAACGTTTTCCAACATACGACTTACAACAAGGACAATTTTTATGAGCACTGTCGCATTTATCGGTTTAGGCAATATGGGTGGCCCCATGGCCGCCAACCTGGTCAAGGCAGGCTTTCATGTGCGCGCCTTCGACCTTTCAGAAAGCGCGCTGGAAACCGCCAAATCTCAAGGCTGCGAAGCGGCAAGTTCTGCCCAAGAGGCCGTCGCTGAGGCTGATTTCGTGATCTCGATGCTGCCTGCTGGCAAGCATGTCATGGGTCTATACGTGGAGCAGGACGCACCACTCTTCGACGTCATTAAATCAAGTGCGCTGGTCATTGACTGCTCCACGATCGATGCCGACACCGCCCGAGACGTAGCGGCGCTGGGTGAGGAGAAGGGCATTGGCTTTGTCGATGCGCCAGTGTCCGGCGGCGTAGGTGGCGCCCAGGCGGGTACGCTGACGTTTATCGTTGGCGGCAGTGAGGCCCAGTTTGCACAGGCCAAACCGGTGCTGGACGCCATGGGCAAGAATATCTTCCACGCCGGGGATCACGGCGCCGGGCAAATTGCCAAGGTGTGCAACAACATGCTGCTGTCGATTCTGATGGCGGGCACCTGTGAAGCCATCAACATGGGCGTCAAGAATGGTCTCGACCCTGCGGTGCTGTCGGAAATCATGAAGCAAAGCTCCGGCGGCAACTGGGCGCTCAATGGCTATAACCCTTACCCGGGCGTGATGGAAAATGCGCCCGCGTCGAAGGACTATCAGGGCGGCTTCCAGGTCGACTTGATGATCAAGGATCTGGGCCTGGCGATGGACGTCAGCCAGCTAAGCGCCTCGCCCGTGCCCATGGGCTCCGCCGCTCGCTCGCTTTTTACCTTTC
This window of the Halomonas sp. SH5A2 genome carries:
- a CDS encoding ABC transporter ATP-binding protein, producing MNTAEAQAPIDNVQGLEMLRVQDLHAFYGESHILHGINFDVKRGELVTLLGRNGAGRSTTLKSIMNMVGRRSGSIVINGNETLHMKPHHIPRLGIGYCPEERGIFASLDVHENLLLPPTVRSDGMSLDEIYAMFPNLYERRRSPGTRLSGGEQQMLAMARILRTGARMLLLDEITEGLAPVIVQKLGEVLEQLKARGMTIVLVEQNFRFAAPLADRHFVMEHGQIVEEISAAELPSRREHLNSMLGV
- a CDS encoding ABC transporter substrate-binding protein, whose amino-acid sequence is MIFNKKALTICVTAAAASSLMASAAQAQMSDDEIRIGYLADMSGTYRDLAGPGGLTALEMAVEDFGGSVNGTPIEVFSADDRNSADVGANAVREWIDEDNVDLVAGLVASSVSIAVSNIIEENNGLAIVSGSAASSITNEHCTPNHIHWVYDTYPLANGTAKAVVEQGGDSWFLLTADYAFGHALEADVTSVVEASGGEIVGGVRHPFPTNDFSSYILQAQGSGAKIVGLANAGSDTVNAITTASQFGLTQSGQQLAGLLIFLNDVHALGLEATQNLLLTTGWYWDMDDQSREWAERYYEEEGRMPTMVQAGIYSSTTHYLKAVEAAGTDDPETVRAQMAEMPIDDFFARNGSIREDGRMIHDMYLAQVKTPEESTGEWDLYEILSTIPAEEAYRPLSESQCKLVQN
- a CDS encoding branched-chain amino acid ABC transporter permease, producing MTMIFGVPLAVFLGQLTLGLVNGAFYALLSLGLAVIFGLLKIVNFAHGAQYMLGAFAALLGFRYLGINYWLALILVPLVVGAFGMLMERFLLRRIAHLDHLYGLLLTFGLALIFEGTLVNIFGVSGARYTAPEALQGGMNLGFMFLPVYRGWVLVAALAMCLFTWFMIERTRLGAYLRAGTENSQLMQAFGVNVPLLITLTYGFGVGLAAFAGVLAAPLYPVSPTMGSSLLIVVFAVVVIGGMGSILGAIITGLSMGIIEGLTKVYYPEAANTVIFLVMILVLLMRPSGLFGKEA
- a CDS encoding branched-chain amino acid ABC transporter permease; the protein is MTQSQHIAAPSAVVERQRRAKQRRTLFYIALIAIGLVAPFLAYPVFLMKILCFALFACAFNLLLGYAGLLSFGHAAFLASGGYVTGYLLASYPGLSTELGIIAGTLSATLLGILFGVLSIRRQGIYFAMVTLALAQLMFFVYIQAPFTGGEDGLHGVPRGELLGFINLSNNVAMYYFVFAIFLFGFALIQRTVHSPFGQVLKAIRENEPRAVSLGYNVDAYKLLAFVLSAAIAGLAGSTKTVVFQLASLTDAHWHMSGEVILMTLLGGVGTLLGPVMGASLVVSLQHILAQSPLGNWVSVILGLIFVVCVLSFRSGIVGELGKMYRKNFK
- a CDS encoding acyl-CoA dehydrogenase family protein, which encodes MNFELSEDQVAFADMARAFAQKELAPHAAEWDQEAIFPVDVIRKAGELGFCSLYAPESVGGLGLSRLDASIIFEQLSMGCTSTTAYLTIHNMVTWMLADFGTPEVIEQWGEKLATGELLGSYCLTEPNSGSDAASLKTTAKRDGDDFLLNGSKMFISGAGSTDVLVVMARTGGEGAAGVSAFAVDAKSEGISYGRKEAKMGWNSQPTRMITFEDVRVPASQLLGKEGDGFKIAMKGLDGGRINIATCSIGTAQQAINEARAYMLERKQFGKRLADFQALQFRLADMVTELVAARQLVRLAATKLDAGDADALTYCAMAKRFATDVGFKVCDEALQLYGGNGYIKEYPMERFVRDTRVHRILEGTNEIMRLIISRRVLAEGAAEL
- a CDS encoding enoyl-CoA hydratase/isomerase family protein yields the protein MSSVLFTEHPTQDGHVIAEITLNAERSLNALTLEMIDEILPRLAAWQDDERVVAVLLDSAGEKAFCAGGDVVSLYKAIKGEGDPDFPERFFHQEYRLDYALHTYPKPVICWGNGIVMGGGMGLLSGSSHRVVTETSRLAMPEVTIGLYPDVGASWFLNRLPNGTGRFLAMTGSQINAPDAVHLGLADRAIASHERDTLAKKLTQAAWGEGENADTHGVVNRILRELEQASQPVFEELEAPVYKFSSLIRELMDHDTVEQIVAAITAVKSDDKWFGKAQKTLAHGSPVSITLIDEQLKRAKHMSLAEVFQSELALSVQCCRHREFPEGVRALLVDKDGEPAWTYPDVASVEASFIDELLTSPWANNPLDDLR
- the mmsB gene encoding 3-hydroxyisobutyrate dehydrogenase gives rise to the protein MSTVAFIGLGNMGGPMAANLVKAGFHVRAFDLSESALETAKSQGCEAASSAQEAVAEADFVISMLPAGKHVMGLYVEQDAPLFDVIKSSALVIDCSTIDADTARDVAALGEEKGIGFVDAPVSGGVGGAQAGTLTFIVGGSEAQFAQAKPVLDAMGKNIFHAGDHGAGQIAKVCNNMLLSILMAGTCEAINMGVKNGLDPAVLSEIMKQSSGGNWALNGYNPYPGVMENAPASKDYQGGFQVDLMIKDLGLAMDVSQLSASPVPMGSAARSLFTFHKAGGNGKLDFSSLMRFYQEKAGNA